DNA from Candidatus Methylacidiphilales bacterium:
GTGGAAAAGGGGCGCGCCTTGCTGCGCGAATCCAATCTTCCGATTATTGCGGCCGACCAATTGGCCGATGCCGCGGAAAAAGTTGTCAAAGCTGCGAAGGAGCAAAAATAATATGTCCGTTTTAGTTGGAAAGAATACGCGTTTGGTTGTCCAGGGCATCACCGGCAAGGCCGGCAGTTTTCATACATTGAGTTGCATGGAATACGGTACGAATGTGGTGGCCGGGGTGACGCCCGCGCGCGGCGGCGAGTTGTTTGAAGACAAAGTGCCGGTGTTTGACACGGTTTCCGAGGCCCGCCGGGAAACCCATTGCAACGCCAGCATGATTTTTGTCCCGCCCCCGTTTGCGGCGGATTCGATCATCGAGGCCATTGACGCCGGGGTCGAATTGGTGGTTTGCATCACCGAAGGCATTCCCGTGGAGGATATGATGCGCGTGAAGATCGCGATGCAGGGAAGGCCGACGGTTTTGATCGGGCCGAATTGCCCCGGCATCATCACGCCGGGCGAGTGCAAAATCGGCATCATGCCGGGTTACATTCATAAGGCCGGCAGCGTTGGCGTGGTTTCACGCAGCGGTACCCTGACCTACGAGGCGGTCTGGCAGTTGACCAATCGCGGCTATGGGCAGTCCACCTGCATCGGCATCGGAGGCGACCCCATCCATGGGATGACCCATCGACAGGCCATTGAGTTTTTCAACAATGACCCGGCTACGGAAGCCATTGTCATGATCGGTGAAATCGGCGGGTCCGAGGAGGAGGAAGCCGCGGAATTTATCCAGAAAAACGTCAGGAAACCGGTGGCGGCGTTTATTGCGGGGCAGACGGCGCCTCCAGGACGGCGCATGGGCCATGCGGGAGCGATTGTGTCCGGCGGCAAGGGCACAGCCGCAGCCAAGGTTCAAGCTTTGGAATCCGCAGGGGTGGCCGTGGCCCAAACGCTCGCCCAGATTGGCGATACGCTGGTGAAAGCGATTCAGAAGCAGTGAAAGATCAGAATTTCCAAGACAAAATGCAGCCGGGATGTTAAGACTCCTTATTAGCAAGATTTATAATTAACCGATCCAATTATGGGAAAACCTAAATTATTCATTCCGGGTCCGATCCAAGTGTCGGACAAAACATTCAAAGCTTTCTGCCAGCCGATGATCGGGCACCGATCCAAGGATTTCCAGGAACTCTATGCACGCGTGCAGCCGGGCCTGAAAAAACTTTTTTACACCGAACAACCGGTGTTCGTGAACACGGGTTCCGCGTGGTCTGCGATGGAAGCTTCCCTTCGGAATCTTGTCGGCAAGAAAGTGCTGAACTGCATGAACGGTGCTTTTTCCGACAAATGGTACGGCGTGGCCAACGCCTGCGGGAAGCCGGCGGAAAAACTGCAGGTGGAATGGGGCCAACCGATTTCGCCGGAGTTGATTGACGCCAAATTGAAGACCGGCGAGTTCGATGCGATCACGATCATTCACAACGAGACATCGACCGGTACGATGAGCCCGATTGAAGACATCGCGAAGGTACTTAAAAAATATCCGGATGTGGTTTCCATTGTGGATGTGGTTTCCTCCCTGAGCGTGAAGAAAATCCCGTTTGACGAACTGGGCCTCGACGTGATGCTGGCCGGAACCCAGAAAGCCCTGGCCCTGCCGCCCGGCGCCTCGGTTTTTGCCGTCTCGGAAAAGGCGTTCAAAAAAGCGGCCCTGCAAAAAGACCGCGGGTATTATCTCGATTTTGTGGAATTCCGCGCGAACCACGACAAGAACATGACGCCGACCACGCCGTCGATTTCGCATTTTTACGCGTTGGAAAGCAAGCTGGAGGATATTTTCCAGGAAGGGCTGGAAGCGCGCTAC
Protein-coding regions in this window:
- the sucD gene encoding succinate--CoA ligase subunit alpha; the protein is MSVLVGKNTRLVVQGITGKAGSFHTLSCMEYGTNVVAGVTPARGGELFEDKVPVFDTVSEARRETHCNASMIFVPPPFAADSIIEAIDAGVELVVCITEGIPVEDMMRVKIAMQGRPTVLIGPNCPGIITPGECKIGIMPGYIHKAGSVGVVSRSGTLTYEAVWQLTNRGYGQSTCIGIGGDPIHGMTHRQAIEFFNNDPATEAIVMIGEIGGSEEEEAAEFIQKNVRKPVAAFIAGQTAPPGRRMGHAGAIVSGGKGTAAAKVQALESAGVAVAQTLAQIGDTLVKAIQKQ
- a CDS encoding alanine--glyoxylate aminotransferase family protein — protein: MGKPKLFIPGPIQVSDKTFKAFCQPMIGHRSKDFQELYARVQPGLKKLFYTEQPVFVNTGSAWSAMEASLRNLVGKKVLNCMNGAFSDKWYGVANACGKPAEKLQVEWGQPISPELIDAKLKTGEFDAITIIHNETSTGTMSPIEDIAKVLKKYPDVVSIVDVVSSLSVKKIPFDELGLDVMLAGTQKALALPPGASVFAVSEKAFKKAALQKDRGYYLDFVEFRANHDKNMTPTTPSISHFYALESKLEDIFQEGLEARYARHLENAKLARAWAKKHGFELFPKAGFESISLTCIKNHRDVELPANLNKWLKQNKNAVIDGGYGKIKGATFRISHMGDESTANIAELLGWLDEGLKTLGV